The following coding sequences are from one Rutidosis leptorrhynchoides isolate AG116_Rl617_1_P2 chromosome 11, CSIRO_AGI_Rlap_v1, whole genome shotgun sequence window:
- the LOC139875174 gene encoding F-box/FBD/LRR-repeat protein At1g13570-like, translating to MILDSFQEVDQWMLSLSRDGVRELVIINKKRRYQLPCYFFRCLELRKLKLGNCIIKPSLEFQGFLYLKNLSLKNIEFGANLHGTIINIPQLKKLKLFECTNVYNFKIKSTKLFVLVVISCPDATLLQLLNSKSVGLVFLKPIQGVERVNLASLLSNMPCLCILLINGYFLQFSIAENIPKWLPHPANSLELLTLYEFKFGDLFQLQGVLCILRNSPNLERLDFDNQDLENMHLDLDVKPALAYLEAFDCLHQTLNGLKTINIMDVERSRPLLLFIKLLLEHSPTLEKISIRPRETSDANEKFNFAKDVIQFPRASSKAELVYLDP from the exons ATGATTCTTGATAGCTTTCAAGAAGTCGATCAGTGGATGTTATCCTTGTCAAGAGACGGTGTTAGAGAACTTGTCATTATTAATAAAAAACGACGTTATCAACTTCCATGTTATTTTTTTCGTTGTCTAGAATTAAGAAAGCTCAAACTTGGAAACTGTATCATTAAACCATCACTCGAGTTTCAAGGGTTTCTCTATCTCAAAAATCTCTCGCTCAAGAATATTGAATTTGGGGCTAACTTGCATGGAACTATCATCAACATACCACAACTTAAGAAGTTGAAACTGTTTGAATGCACCAATGTTTACAATTTCAAGATCAAGTCTACAAAGTTGTTTGTGTTAGTGGTCATAAGTTGCCCTGATGCAACTTTGCTTCAGTTATTGAATAGTAAATCGGTTGGTTTAGTTTTCCTAAAACCCATTCAAGGAGTTGAAAGAGTTAATTTGGCTAGCTTGTTAAGTAATATGCCATGTCTTTGTATTTTACTTATCAACGGGTATTTTCTCCAG TTTTCTATTGCAGAAAATATTCCCAAGTGGCTTCCACACCCTGCTAATAGTTTAGAGTTACTCACCTTATACGAATTCAAATTTGGTGATTTGTTTCAACTTCAAGGTGTTTTATGCATTCTTCGGAACTCGCCTAACTTAGAACGACTTGATTTCGATAATCAG GATCTTGAGAACATGCATTTGGATTTGGATGTGAAACCAGCATTAGCTTATTTGGAAGCGTTTGACTGTTTGCACCAAACATTGAATGGATTAAAAACTATAAATATAATGGATGTCGAAAGATCAAGACCTTTGTTGCTGTTTATAAAGCTTTTACTTGAGCATTCTCCCACTCTTGAAAAGATATCAATCCGACCCCGTGAAACTAGTGATGCGAATGAAAAATTCAACTTCGCTAAGGATGTTATACAGTTCCCACGAGCTTCCTCGAAAGCAGAACTTGTCTACTTGGATCCTTAA